One Acinetobacter pullicarnis genomic region harbors:
- a CDS encoding purine-cytosine permease family protein — MRDTTVTDSSNFPDPTNPDIGTQSNGNQAANETLEDYTLRYAPHSFRRWSPKVVAITALGGIAYLADFSIGASIAMSYGTLNAIFSILFAALIIFMTGIPLAYYAARYNIDLDLITRSAGFGYYGSVITSIIFASFTFIFFALEGAIMAQGLLVGLGIPLWLGYMISTFMVIPLVIYGMKALSTLQVWTTPIWLILMFGPVLYLFYQQPDLITHFIGYSGQNAYLPMDMAAIMLGAGICLALIMQIGEQIDYLRFMPAKTKENRKAWWIAVIAAGPGWVILGAIKQIIGAFLGFYLLTKIPGVNATEPVLQFNVVFHDMLPDWLALTLAVILVVISQIKINVTNAYSGSLAWTSAYARVSKHYPGRTIFVLVNLAIALALMEGNMFAVLGKILGFYSNFAIAWIVVVATDIVINKYLLKLSPKHPEYRRDMLYNFNPVGLVSFIAAAGLSIAAFFGLLGDFLAAYSPLIALLVGLVLTPLMGILTRGKYYLKQPNDGIKQPRFDVEGTPVGTLYFCVACEQDYERPDVMYSHQHQGVICSLCKTLQK, encoded by the coding sequence ATGCGTGACACCACTGTAACGGATTCTTCAAATTTTCCAGATCCGACCAATCCCGATATCGGCACCCAAAGTAATGGCAATCAAGCCGCCAATGAAACCCTCGAAGATTACACCCTGCGCTATGCCCCGCACAGCTTCAGACGTTGGAGCCCCAAAGTGGTTGCGATTACGGCCCTTGGTGGTATTGCCTATTTAGCTGACTTTTCGATTGGTGCCAGCATTGCCATGAGTTACGGCACCCTCAATGCAATTTTCTCGATCTTATTTGCCGCACTGATTATCTTTATGACCGGCATTCCCCTCGCCTACTATGCTGCGCGCTATAACATTGACCTCGACCTGATCACTCGTAGTGCAGGCTTTGGCTACTACGGCTCAGTCATAACCAGTATTATTTTTGCCAGTTTTACCTTTATTTTCTTTGCACTCGAAGGCGCGATTATGGCGCAAGGGCTGCTGGTCGGACTCGGCATCCCGCTGTGGTTGGGATATATGATCTCGACCTTTATGGTGATTCCTTTGGTCATTTATGGCATGAAAGCCCTAAGTACCTTACAAGTTTGGACCACCCCAATCTGGCTAATCCTGATGTTTGGCCCAGTGCTTTACTTGTTCTATCAACAACCCGATTTAATCACTCACTTCATTGGCTATAGTGGCCAAAATGCTTATCTGCCCATGGATATGGCTGCGATTATGCTCGGTGCTGGTATTTGCTTGGCCTTAATTATGCAAATCGGCGAACAAATTGATTATTTACGTTTTATGCCTGCAAAGACCAAAGAAAATCGTAAAGCGTGGTGGATTGCGGTGATTGCAGCCGGTCCAGGTTGGGTCATTTTAGGAGCCATCAAACAAATTATTGGTGCATTCTTGGGCTTTTATTTACTCACCAAAATTCCGGGGGTGAATGCAACGGAGCCTGTTCTACAATTTAACGTGGTCTTTCATGACATGCTACCCGACTGGTTGGCACTGACCTTGGCTGTGATTTTAGTGGTCATTTCACAAATTAAAATTAATGTCACCAATGCCTATTCGGGTTCCTTGGCGTGGACCAGCGCCTATGCGCGGGTAAGTAAACATTATCCGGGGCGCACCATTTTCGTATTGGTCAATCTTGCGATTGCCTTGGCGTTAATGGAAGGCAATATGTTTGCAGTATTGGGTAAAATTTTAGGCTTCTATTCTAACTTTGCCATTGCTTGGATTGTGGTGGTCGCAACCGATATTGTAATCAACAAGTACCTGCTCAAGCTCTCACCGAAACATCCCGAATACCGTCGCGATATGCTGTATAACTTCAACCCAGTCGGCCTAGTTTCATTTATTGCCGCAGCAGGTCTGTCGATTGCCGCCTTCTTCGGTCTACTCGGTGACTTTCTTGCAGCCTATTCACCACTGATTGCACTGCTCGTTGGTCTGGTGTTGACCCCATTGATGGGCATATTGACCCGTGGAAAATACTATCTAAAACAACCTAATGATGGCATTAAACAACCACGTTTTGATGTGGAAGGCACGCCAGTTGGCACGCTTTATTTTTGTGTGGCCTGCGAACAAGATTATGAACGTCCAGACGTGATGTATTCACACCAACATCAAGGCGTGATTTGCTCATTGTGTAAGACCTTGCAGAAGTAG
- a CDS encoding peptide chain release factor 3 yields MFENELAAEVKARRTFAIISHPDAGKTTMTEKLLLWGKAIQVAGMVKSRKSDRGATSDWMEMEKERGISITTSVMQFPYKKHVVNLLDTPGHEDFSEDTYRTLTAVDSALMVIDGAKGVEDRTIKLMEVCRMRDTPIISFVNKMDREIREPLELLDEIENVLKIRCVPITWPLGMGRDFVGVYHLTENKLYMYKPGFGSTITDIEVRDGYDYPDIREKVGDLAFAAFEESLELVQMANEPLDHAEFLQGKQTPVLFGTALGNFAVDHVLDAFLKWAPEPKAHPTKEREVAATEAGFSGFVFKIQANMDPKHRDRIAFMRICSGKYEKGLKMNHVRIGKEVRISDALTFLAGEREQLEQAWPGDIIGLHNHGTIQIGDTFTSGENLHFTGIPHFAPEMFRRVRLRDPLKSKQLQKGLKELSEEGATQVFMPQISNDLIVGAVGVLQFDVVAYRLKEEYKVDCIYEPVNINTVRWVTCSDEKKFNEFKKKAHDQLSLDGGGHLTYLAPSRVNLQLMQERYPDIEFRSTREH; encoded by the coding sequence ATGTTTGAAAATGAATTAGCGGCAGAGGTAAAGGCACGTAGAACCTTTGCTATCATTTCGCATCCCGATGCGGGTAAGACCACCATGACAGAGAAATTATTGTTATGGGGTAAGGCGATTCAGGTCGCTGGAATGGTAAAAAGCCGTAAATCGGATCGTGGTGCGACTTCCGACTGGATGGAAATGGAAAAAGAGCGTGGGATTTCGATCACCACCTCGGTGATGCAGTTCCCTTATAAAAAACACGTGGTGAACTTGCTCGATACCCCAGGGCATGAAGATTTCTCTGAAGATACTTATCGCACCCTAACCGCGGTAGATTCTGCATTGATGGTGATTGATGGTGCCAAAGGGGTCGAGGACCGTACCATTAAATTGATGGAAGTGTGTCGTATGCGCGATACGCCGATCATCTCCTTTGTCAACAAAATGGACCGCGAAATTCGTGAGCCATTAGAATTGCTTGATGAAATTGAAAATGTCCTAAAAATCCGCTGTGTGCCAATTACTTGGCCGCTTGGTATGGGACGTGACTTCGTTGGGGTCTATCACCTGACTGAAAATAAACTGTATATGTACAAGCCCGGTTTTGGTTCAACCATTACTGACATTGAAGTTCGTGATGGTTATGACTATCCAGATATCCGTGAAAAAGTGGGTGATTTGGCTTTTGCAGCGTTTGAAGAATCGCTTGAGTTGGTGCAAATGGCCAATGAACCGCTTGATCATGCAGAATTTTTACAGGGTAAACAAACCCCTGTACTGTTTGGTACAGCCTTGGGGAACTTTGCAGTCGATCACGTGCTTGATGCCTTCCTAAAATGGGCGCCAGAGCCGAAAGCGCATCCGACCAAAGAGCGTGAAGTTGCTGCAACTGAAGCTGGTTTTTCTGGTTTTGTATTTAAAATTCAAGCCAATATGGACCCGAAACATCGTGACCGTATTGCCTTTATGCGCATCTGTTCAGGCAAATATGAAAAAGGCCTGAAAATGAACCATGTGCGTATTGGAAAAGAAGTACGCATCAGTGATGCACTGACCTTCTTGGCGGGTGAGCGTGAGCAACTTGAACAAGCATGGCCAGGCGATATCATTGGTTTGCATAACCACGGCACCATTCAGATTGGTGATACCTTTACCTCAGGTGAGAATCTGCATTTCACAGGGATTCCACACTTTGCGCCAGAAATGTTCCGTCGGGTACGTTTACGTGATCCACTGAAATCGAAGCAACTCCAGAAAGGCTTAAAAGAGCTTTCAGAAGAAGGCGCAACCCAAGTGTTTATGCCACAAATCAGCAATGATTTAATTGTGGGTGCGGTTGGGGTACTCCAGTTTGATGTGGTCGCCTATCGTTTGAAAGAAGAATACAAAGTCGATTGTATTTACGAGCCAGTCAACATTAATACCGTGCGTTGGGTGACTTGTAGCGATGAAAAGAAATTCAATGAATTTAAAAAGAAAGCACATGATCAATTGTCACTGGATGGCGGTGGTCATTTAACCTATTTGGCACCTAGTCGCGTGAACTTACAGTTGATGCAAGAACGTTATCCAGATATCGAATTCCGTTCTACGCGTGAGCACTAA
- a CDS encoding RsiV family protein has translation MLKNKTALALNIALISIALSACTPKQSEQALDAEQSSSAALAEAQLTLQGQTEKLVLNLPECEGKNCPEFSVERLQSNQFVLDGLIDQAILSNLEQMLSPVQHEELAGKTEKTEKTAASEVIADRASKTAAQLLAEQVQPYLAHFLEVDKELKDLGASHKISLSISPRILNSEPPLATVVINSSSYLGGAHGASAQQYYNFDLIKQKHIRLKDILQPNQQEQLNKLAYAAFKTWVIESKLANNMAEYEQVWKFKLSDNFYLGKQGLILQYGEYEIGPFAVGLPRLVIPYDQLQQIIKPEYLPAAQPPEPVSNALAVTGKKQAS, from the coding sequence ATGTTAAAAAATAAAACGGCATTGGCCTTGAACATCGCTTTAATTTCAATTGCGCTGAGTGCGTGTACCCCAAAACAATCAGAACAAGCATTGGATGCAGAACAATCAAGTTCAGCCGCCTTGGCTGAGGCACAACTGACGCTTCAGGGGCAGACTGAAAAGTTAGTGCTTAATTTACCTGAATGTGAAGGCAAAAATTGCCCCGAATTTAGTGTAGAGCGTTTGCAGAGCAATCAGTTTGTTTTAGATGGTCTGATTGATCAGGCGATTTTAAGTAATTTAGAACAGATGTTGTCACCAGTACAACATGAAGAGCTCGCTGGAAAAACGGAGAAGACTGAGAAAACTGCGGCAAGTGAGGTGATTGCAGATCGTGCTTCAAAAACGGCTGCACAGCTGTTGGCTGAACAGGTTCAGCCATATTTAGCCCACTTTTTAGAAGTCGATAAAGAACTAAAAGACTTGGGTGCGAGTCATAAAATTAGTTTAAGCATTAGCCCACGTATTTTAAATTCGGAACCGCCTCTGGCTACGGTGGTGATTAACAGCTCTAGTTATTTGGGCGGTGCACACGGCGCTTCAGCACAGCAATATTATAATTTTGATTTGATCAAGCAAAAGCACATTCGACTGAAAGATATTTTACAACCGAATCAACAGGAACAACTGAATAAATTGGCCTATGCGGCCTTTAAAACCTGGGTGATTGAATCCAAACTAGCCAACAATATGGCTGAATATGAGCAAGTCTGGAAATTTAAACTTTCTGACAATTTCTACTTAGGCAAACAAGGTTTAATTTTACAGTATGGCGAATATGAAATTGGACCTTTTGCGGTTGGTTTGCCACGATTAGTCATTCCTTATGATCAGTTGCAGCAGATCATCAAACCTGAATATTTACCCGCAGCACAACCGCCAGAGCCTGTGAGTAATGCTTTGGCAGTGACCGGCAAAAAACAGGCAAGTTAA
- a CDS encoding TatD family hydrolase: protein MFDTHTHFDVADFDLDRQQLAHQAKAAGVDALVLIGFLAERFDALLRTHQQLNALDHAPKSFLAPGLHPFYIEQHHSDHLQQLALFLQQQDCVAIGEIGLDTFLKQHKQPAIFQKQQQFFAAQIDLAQQLNKPILLHIRKAHAEALAQLKQHHFNLGGIAHAFSGGVEEAKALVKLGFKIGVTGQITNPNAKKLHQVVRALGAEHLVIETDCPDMTPLCCQTSSETRTRNTPANLPFVLAGLADSLDQPIEQLAPQLWHNSLTALGLASFGLNH from the coding sequence ATGTTTGATACCCACACCCATTTTGATGTTGCCGATTTTGATTTAGATCGGCAACAATTGGCACATCAGGCCAAAGCGGCTGGGGTGGATGCCTTGGTTTTAATCGGCTTTTTGGCAGAGCGCTTTGATGCCTTATTGCGAACCCATCAACAATTAAATGCGCTTGACCATGCACCGAAAAGTTTTTTAGCACCAGGTTTACACCCTTTTTATATCGAACAACATCATTCCGATCATCTACAGCAATTGGCGTTATTTCTCCAACAACAGGATTGCGTGGCAATTGGGGAAATCGGACTGGATACTTTCTTAAAACAGCATAAACAGCCCGCGATTTTCCAAAAACAGCAACAATTTTTTGCCGCCCAAATTGACTTGGCGCAGCAGTTGAACAAACCGATTTTATTGCATATTCGCAAGGCACATGCCGAAGCACTGGCGCAGCTCAAACAACATCATTTTAACTTGGGCGGCATTGCACATGCCTTTAGTGGCGGGGTAGAAGAAGCCAAAGCCTTGGTGAAGTTGGGCTTTAAAATTGGGGTGACTGGACAGATTACCAATCCAAATGCCAAAAAATTACATCAGGTGGTACGGGCATTGGGGGCTGAACATCTGGTGATTGAAACAGACTGCCCCGATATGACACCGTTATGCTGTCAAACCTCTTCGGAAACGCGCACCCGCAATACCCCTGCGAATTTACCCTTTGTTTTGGCTGGTTTGGCAGACAGTTTAGACCAACCGATTGAACAGCTCGCGCCACAGCTTTGGCATAATTCATTGACGGCATTGGGGTTAGCGTCATTTGGGCTAAATCACTAG
- the acnA gene encoding aconitate hydratase AcnA, with the protein MAKYSHINSFNTLKTLNVDSQSYQIYSLSAAQQQLGDLSKLPKSLKVLLENLLRFEDDKTVKKQHIQALVEWQDTQRSDQEIQYRPARVLMQDFTGVPAVVDLAAMRAAVEKAGGDPEQINPLSPVDLVIDHSVMVDHFATQQAFAENVDIEMQRNGERYQFLRWGQSAFNNFSVVPPGTGICHQVNLEYLAQTVWLGESEGLTYAFPDTLVGTDSHTTMINGLGVLGWGVGGIEAEAAMLGQPISMLIPEVIGFKLTGKLREGITATDLVLTITQMLRQKGVVGKFVEFYGDGLADLPLADRATIANMAPEYGATCGFFPIDEITLGYMQLTGRAADRIALTEAYCKEQGLWRHVGDEPIFTDRLSLDMHTVMASVAGPKRPQDRVLLPDIAKTFQALMEIELKPAKDERERMLDEGGGTAIDAKHAAVQSESAYCEIGGQRYPLQHGDVVISAITSCTNTSNPSVMLAAGLLAKKAIEHGLQRKPWVKSSLAPGSKVVTDYLEASGLMPYLDQLGYNLVGYGCTTCIGNSGPLERPIEDAIQAFDLNVASVLSGNRNFEGRVHPLVKTNWLASPPLVVAFGLAGSICIDISSEALGVDQAGKNVYLKDIWPSQAEIDEVLKKVDTAMFHKEYAAVFDGDARWQAIQIPDTQTYQWVADSTYIRHPPFFDGIDQPPAPIQDIEQARILAVLGDSVTTDHISPAGNIKKESPAGRYLQQQGVAASDFNSYGSRRGNHEVMMRGTFANIRIKNEMLGGEEGGNTLYIPNGKKMSIYDAAMLYQQDHTPLLIIAGKEYGTGSSRDWAAKGTNLLGVKAVIAESFERIHRSNLIGMGVLALQFIDGQTRQSLNLTGHEQLSILGLSDEIQPQQLLEVEVQRADGSVDHFQVLCRIDTLNEVEYFKAGGILHYVLRNLIAA; encoded by the coding sequence ATGGCAAAATACAGTCATATCAATAGCTTTAATACTTTAAAAACACTTAACGTCGACTCACAATCCTATCAAATCTATAGCTTAAGCGCCGCGCAACAACAGCTAGGCGATCTTTCTAAACTTCCCAAATCGTTAAAAGTGCTGTTAGAAAATCTACTTCGTTTTGAAGATGATAAAACTGTAAAAAAACAGCACATTCAAGCCTTGGTCGAATGGCAGGACACTCAACGTTCGGATCAAGAAATTCAGTACCGCCCAGCACGGGTATTAATGCAAGATTTTACCGGTGTTCCCGCTGTAGTCGATCTGGCGGCCATGCGCGCTGCGGTGGAAAAAGCAGGTGGTGATCCTGAGCAAATTAATCCACTGTCACCTGTCGACTTAGTCATTGATCATTCGGTGATGGTCGATCACTTTGCGACCCAACAGGCCTTTGCTGAAAATGTCGATATTGAAATGCAGCGCAATGGTGAACGTTACCAGTTCTTACGTTGGGGACAATCGGCTTTTAATAATTTTAGTGTCGTGCCACCTGGCACGGGTATTTGCCATCAAGTTAATTTGGAGTACTTGGCGCAGACCGTGTGGTTGGGCGAGAGTGAAGGGCTGACCTATGCCTTTCCAGACACTTTGGTCGGTACAGATTCACATACCACCATGATCAATGGCTTAGGCGTACTGGGCTGGGGTGTTGGTGGGATTGAGGCGGAAGCGGCCATGCTGGGGCAACCGATTTCGATGCTGATTCCTGAAGTCATCGGTTTTAAACTGACAGGCAAATTACGTGAAGGGATCACCGCAACTGACTTGGTTTTGACCATTACCCAGATGCTACGGCAAAAAGGTGTGGTCGGTAAGTTTGTTGAATTTTATGGTGATGGCTTGGCAGATCTACCACTGGCAGACCGTGCCACCATTGCCAATATGGCGCCTGAATATGGCGCAACCTGTGGCTTCTTCCCAATTGATGAGATTACTTTAGGGTATATGCAACTTACCGGACGTGCGGCAGATCGAATTGCCCTAACCGAAGCCTATTGTAAAGAACAAGGCCTGTGGCGACATGTTGGCGATGAGCCGATCTTCACCGATCGACTGAGCTTGGATATGCATACGGTTATGGCCAGTGTGGCTGGACCAAAACGGCCACAAGATCGCGTACTATTGCCAGATATTGCCAAAACCTTTCAGGCCTTAATGGAGATCGAATTAAAGCCAGCCAAAGATGAACGTGAACGCATGCTCGATGAAGGCGGTGGCACTGCCATTGATGCCAAACATGCTGCGGTGCAAAGCGAGTCAGCCTATTGTGAAATTGGTGGGCAGCGTTATCCGCTACAACATGGTGATGTGGTGATTTCTGCGATTACCTCTTGTACCAACACTTCAAATCCAAGTGTGATGCTGGCTGCAGGCTTGCTGGCTAAAAAAGCTATTGAGCATGGTTTACAGCGCAAACCGTGGGTAAAAAGTTCTTTGGCACCAGGCTCTAAGGTGGTGACGGACTATTTAGAAGCTTCAGGTTTGATGCCCTACTTAGACCAATTGGGTTATAACTTGGTGGGTTATGGCTGTACCACCTGTATTGGTAACTCTGGGCCTTTGGAGAGGCCAATTGAAGATGCGATTCAAGCCTTTGATTTAAACGTGGCTTCTGTACTTTCAGGCAATCGTAACTTTGAAGGGCGAGTGCATCCCTTGGTCAAAACCAATTGGTTGGCCTCACCACCTTTGGTGGTGGCTTTTGGTTTGGCTGGCAGCATTTGTATCGATATCAGCAGTGAGGCCTTAGGTGTTGATCAAGCCGGTAAAAATGTCTACTTAAAGGATATTTGGCCATCGCAGGCGGAAATTGATGAAGTCTTAAAAAAAGTCGATACAGCAATGTTTCATAAGGAATATGCCGCAGTCTTTGATGGCGATGCACGTTGGCAGGCGATTCAAATCCCCGACACGCAAACCTATCAATGGGTGGCTGACTCAACCTATATTCGGCATCCACCTTTTTTTGATGGGATTGATCAACCGCCAGCACCGATTCAAGATATTGAACAGGCACGTATTTTGGCAGTGCTCGGAGATTCGGTCACCACCGACCACATTTCACCCGCAGGTAATATTAAAAAGGAAAGTCCCGCAGGACGTTATTTGCAACAACAAGGTGTGGCAGCATCAGACTTTAATTCCTATGGTTCACGCCGTGGTAATCATGAGGTGATGATGCGTGGGACTTTTGCCAATATCCGGATTAAAAATGAAATGTTGGGCGGGGAAGAAGGCGGTAATACGCTGTACATTCCCAATGGCAAAAAAATGTCGATCTATGATGCTGCAATGCTCTATCAACAGGATCACACGCCCTTACTGATTATTGCAGGTAAGGAATATGGCACTGGTTCTTCACGCGATTGGGCGGCCAAAGGCACCAATTTGCTGGGGGTTAAAGCCGTGATTGCGGAAAGTTTTGAGCGAATTCATCGTTCTAACTTAATTGGCATGGGCGTTTTGGCGTTGCAGTTTATCGATGGTCAAACGCGGCAGAGCTTAAATCTAACGGGCCATGAGCAACTTTCAATTCTTGGACTGTCTGACGAGATTCAACCGCAACAGTTATTGGAGGTCGAGGTACAACGTGCGGACGGCTCGGTTGATCACTTTCAGGTATTGTGCCGCATCGATACTTTAAATGAAGTCGAATATTTTAAAGCAGGCGGTATTTTGCATTATGTGCTGCGGAATCTGATTGCAGCCTGA
- a CDS encoding tRNA threonylcarbamoyladenosine dehydratase, translated as MTDFPENDEYDRRFAGVAKVYGEDAFAHYERSHVMVIGIGGVGSWAVEALARSGVGELTLVDMDVVAASNINRQLPAMSSTLGHEKIAVMAERCKQINPRIKINLIDDYLTPENIAELLASQPDVILDCIDDVKAKFALMLYCRFNKMQLIVSGGAGGKLDPLKIRVADLSKTEQDPMLAKLRSQLRGKGICKKPKEKFGITCVYSIDNPFSSAEVCPSAGLRCGGYGSAVVVTSSFAMIAVAEVFKKLDKLGSQKHGTATISST; from the coding sequence ATGACTGATTTTCCTGAAAATGATGAATATGACCGCCGTTTTGCAGGCGTGGCCAAAGTTTATGGCGAAGATGCGTTTGCACACTACGAACGTAGTCATGTCATGGTGATTGGGATTGGTGGGGTTGGGTCATGGGCAGTTGAAGCCTTGGCACGTAGTGGTGTCGGTGAACTCACTTTGGTGGATATGGATGTGGTCGCTGCATCGAATATTAATCGCCAATTGCCTGCCATGAGTTCAACTTTGGGGCATGAGAAAATTGCAGTGATGGCGGAGCGTTGCAAACAGATCAACCCACGCATCAAAATCAATTTGATCGATGACTATCTCACCCCTGAAAATATTGCAGAACTATTGGCAAGCCAACCTGATGTGATTTTAGATTGCATCGATGACGTCAAAGCCAAATTCGCGCTGATGCTGTATTGCCGTTTTAATAAAATGCAATTGATTGTATCGGGTGGGGCAGGTGGAAAACTTGATCCTTTAAAAATCCGCGTTGCCGATTTATCTAAAACAGAACAAGACCCAATGCTGGCCAAACTGCGTAGTCAGTTGCGTGGTAAAGGCATTTGTAAAAAACCAAAAGAAAAATTTGGGATTACCTGTGTGTATTCCATCGACAATCCTTTTTCCAGTGCAGAGGTTTGCCCAAGTGCAGGTCTGCGTTGTGGTGGCTATGGTTCTGCTGTGGTGGTAACGTCAAGTTTCGCCATGATTGCAGTCGCAGAAGTCTTTAAAAAACTCGATAAGCTTGGAAGTCAAAAACATGGCACAGCGACAATATCTTCAACTTGA
- a CDS encoding glycosyltransferase family 4 protein: MSHPYAEAFFGKQQHFRDPIKFYFKQNHKNNHDTALYDLRDLVRPRLKIAIVTETWPPEINGVALSLLQLCKGLQQLGHKILLIRPEQREVCADFKPNKECLVKAQTIPRYPSLQFGWPQYIKVSQALSDFAPDIVHIVTEGPLGLTALQAAKAQKIPITSGFHSPFQDFSRFFDLAFLVKPIQHYLRWFHNNTQLTCVPSVDTEKALRQFGVTCDLHIVGRGVDIQRFSPTHRSEALRERWGVNADTTVMLYVGRLSPEKEIELIIETFDAQRSAQKNVQLVIVGDGPDLSRLKQFQGAEQTIFMGSLTGQDLAVAYASADVFVFASQVETFGNVVLEAMASGLPIVAYNYACAQQYVKQQQTGWLSPRGQAAQFIQDLMTLPSRYQLNKMGEQAAYATQRAGWQKPVQQLENALYQVAQESVFVS; this comes from the coding sequence ATGTCACATCCGTATGCAGAAGCCTTTTTTGGAAAACAACAGCATTTTCGCGATCCGATTAAATTTTATTTTAAACAAAATCATAAAAACAACCACGATACCGCCCTTTATGATTTAAGAGATTTAGTTCGTCCCCGTCTAAAAATTGCAATTGTGACTGAGACCTGGCCGCCTGAAATCAATGGCGTTGCATTATCTTTACTTCAGCTCTGTAAAGGGCTGCAACAACTGGGGCACAAGATTCTACTGATTCGTCCTGAACAGCGAGAAGTCTGTGCCGACTTTAAACCAAACAAAGAATGTCTGGTGAAAGCGCAGACCATTCCAAGATATCCAAGCTTACAGTTTGGTTGGCCACAATATATAAAAGTCAGCCAAGCACTGAGCGATTTTGCACCAGATATTGTGCATATCGTGACGGAGGGGCCGCTGGGTCTCACCGCTTTACAGGCCGCCAAAGCACAAAAAATTCCTATTACCAGTGGCTTTCACTCACCATTCCAAGATTTTAGTCGCTTCTTTGATTTGGCGTTTTTAGTAAAACCCATTCAGCATTATTTACGTTGGTTCCACAACAATACTCAACTCACTTGCGTACCCAGTGTCGATACCGAAAAAGCTTTACGTCAGTTTGGTGTGACCTGTGATTTACATATTGTGGGGCGTGGTGTTGATATCCAGCGCTTTTCACCAACCCATCGTTCTGAAGCATTACGTGAGCGCTGGGGAGTCAATGCGGACACCACTGTGATGCTCTATGTGGGGCGATTGTCTCCTGAAAAAGAAATTGAGCTGATTATTGAAACCTTTGATGCTCAACGCTCAGCGCAGAAAAATGTACAATTGGTGATCGTAGGAGATGGTCCTGATTTGAGTCGACTGAAACAGTTTCAAGGTGCGGAACAAACCATCTTTATGGGAAGCTTAACAGGACAAGACTTGGCCGTGGCCTATGCCAGCGCGGATGTTTTTGTATTTGCCAGTCAAGTCGAAACGTTTGGTAATGTGGTGCTTGAAGCCATGGCCAGTGGTCTTCCGATTGTGGCCTACAATTATGCGTGCGCACAACAATACGTTAAACAACAACAAACCGGGTGGTTATCACCTCGCGGACAAGCAGCACAATTCATTCAAGATTTAATGACCCTACCGAGCCGTTATCAACTCAATAAAATGGGGGAGCAAGCGGCTTATGCAACACAACGTGCAGGCTGGCAAAAACCGGTCCAACAACTCGAAAATGCTTTATACCAAGTCGCTCAGGAGTCTGTGTTTGTGAGCTAA